A part of Melittangium boletus DSM 14713 genomic DNA contains:
- the nagA gene encoding N-acetylglucosamine-6-phosphate deacetylase, translating to MARVLSGARIFTGERILEGHGVVLEDGHIRAVVPDQALPAGADVVRLPGDALLTPGFIDAQVNGAGGVLFNETPTVEAALAIAAAARRSGTTGLLPTFITDEQSKMRRACEAALEALARPASGVLGIHLEGPFISGSRPGVHEPRYIRAPDAQDIDYLVALPQRLAGQRGRLLMTLAPEQVEDAILARLASAGTILAAGHTAASYERTHEAVAAGVRGFTHLFNAMPPVNNRQPGPVLTAIDTEETWCGIIADGIHVHPALLRQLVKGKKPGKVFLVTDAMPPVGTDARTFQLYGQTILRRDGRLVTENGTLAGADIDMAASVRNCVNLLGLSLEEGLRMASLYPASYLGLEAQLGRLAPGYRADLTLLRPDLTVMGTWVNGQEQWY from the coding sequence ATGGCGCGCGTGTTGAGCGGAGCCCGGATCTTCACCGGCGAGCGGATCCTGGAAGGTCACGGCGTGGTGCTCGAGGACGGGCACATTCGCGCCGTGGTGCCCGACCAGGCCCTGCCCGCCGGCGCCGACGTGGTGCGCCTGCCCGGGGACGCGCTGCTCACGCCTGGCTTCATCGACGCGCAGGTCAACGGCGCCGGGGGCGTGCTGTTCAACGAGACGCCCACGGTCGAGGCCGCGCTCGCCATCGCGGCGGCCGCGAGGCGTTCCGGGACGACGGGGCTCTTGCCCACCTTCATCACCGATGAGCAGTCGAAGATGCGGCGGGCCTGCGAGGCCGCCCTGGAAGCCCTGGCGAGGCCCGCGAGCGGCGTGCTCGGCATCCACCTGGAAGGCCCCTTCATCAGTGGAAGCCGGCCGGGAGTGCACGAGCCGCGCTACATCCGCGCCCCCGACGCACAGGACATCGACTACCTGGTGGCCCTGCCGCAACGTCTGGCGGGCCAGCGGGGACGGCTGTTGATGACGCTGGCGCCGGAGCAGGTCGAGGACGCGATCCTCGCGCGCCTGGCCTCGGCGGGGACCATCCTCGCGGCGGGACACACCGCGGCGTCGTACGAGCGGACCCACGAGGCCGTGGCCGCGGGCGTGCGGGGCTTCACCCACCTGTTCAACGCCATGCCGCCCGTGAACAACCGCCAGCCGGGCCCGGTGCTGACCGCGATCGATACCGAGGAGACGTGGTGCGGCATCATCGCCGACGGCATCCACGTGCATCCGGCCCTGCTGCGCCAGCTCGTGAAGGGAAAGAAGCCCGGCAAGGTGTTCCTGGTGACGGACGCCATGCCGCCCGTGGGCACCGACGCGCGCACCTTCCAGCTCTATGGGCAGACCATCCTGCGCCGGGATGGGCGCCTGGTGACGGAGAACGGCACGCTGGCCGGAGCCGACATCGACATGGCGGCCTCCGTGCGCAACTGCGTGAACCTGCTGGGACTGTCCCTCGAGGAAGGCCTGCGCATGGCGTCGCTCTACCCCGCGAGCTACCTCGGGCTGGAGGCGCAGCTGGGACGGCTGGCGCCTGGCTACCGCGCGGACCTCACCCTGCTCCGGCCGGACCTCACGGTGATGGGCACGTGGGTGAACGGCCAGGAGCAGTGGTACTGA
- a CDS encoding SIS domain-containing protein, with protein sequence MSLLPHAVSPGVLPVPAMAREAAQAADAARQQIQRCAGTFAELGARLRQHPPRFVVTCARGSSDHAASYGKYLIETTLGRAVASVGPSVASVYNTPHLDLKDSLFIAVSQSGRSPDLLRLTERAREAGALVVGFVNTEDSPLMGMCDVGIPLCAGPEQSVAATKSYLLSGLAFLQLVAHWSGESELRDAVNRLPEALEAARELDWGPALVRLADARSLFVLGRGSGLGAALEMALKFKETCRLHAEAFSTAEVIHGPLALVGPGFPVLALGQEDNSAESTRSVVRRFVELGADVRSALAVPGTEVLPTVPGLPHALAPLCQVQSFYMAVHRLAAARRLDPDAPAHLRKVTETV encoded by the coding sequence ATGAGCCTCCTCCCCCATGCAGTGAGCCCCGGAGTCCTCCCCGTCCCCGCGATGGCCCGCGAGGCCGCCCAGGCGGCGGATGCCGCGCGCCAGCAGATCCAGCGCTGCGCGGGCACCTTCGCCGAGCTGGGCGCGCGGCTGCGCCAGCACCCGCCCCGCTTCGTCGTCACCTGCGCGCGCGGCAGCTCCGACCATGCCGCCAGCTATGGCAAGTACCTCATCGAGACCACGCTGGGACGTGCCGTGGCCTCCGTGGGGCCGAGCGTGGCGTCCGTCTACAACACCCCGCACCTGGACCTGAAGGACAGCCTCTTCATCGCCGTGTCGCAGTCCGGCCGCAGCCCGGACCTGCTGCGCCTGACGGAGCGGGCTCGCGAGGCGGGCGCCCTGGTCGTCGGGTTCGTCAATACCGAGGACTCCCCGCTCATGGGGATGTGCGACGTGGGCATCCCGCTGTGCGCCGGACCCGAGCAGAGCGTGGCCGCCACGAAGTCCTACCTCCTCTCCGGTCTCGCGTTCCTGCAGCTCGTGGCGCACTGGTCCGGTGAGTCCGAGCTGCGCGACGCGGTGAACCGGTTGCCGGAGGCCCTGGAGGCGGCGCGCGAGCTCGACTGGGGCCCCGCGCTCGTGCGGCTCGCGGATGCGCGCAGCCTGTTCGTGCTCGGACGCGGCAGCGGCCTGGGCGCCGCCCTGGAAATGGCGCTCAAGTTCAAGGAGACGTGCCGCCTGCACGCCGAGGCCTTCAGCACCGCCGAGGTCATCCACGGTCCGCTCGCGCTCGTGGGGCCGGGCTTCCCGGTGCTCGCCCTGGGCCAGGAAGACAACTCGGCCGAGAGCACCCGGAGCGTGGTGCGCCGGTTCGTGGAGCTGGGCGCGGATGTCCGCTCGGCGCTCGCGGTGCCGGGCACGGAGGTGTTGCCCACGGTCCCCGGGCTGCCGCACGCGCTCGCCCCCCTGTGCCAGGTCCAGAGCTTCTACATGGCGGTGCACCGTCTGGCGGCCGCGCGCCGACTGGATCCCGATGCACCCGCCCACCTGCGTAAAGTGACGGAGACCGTGTGA